The following proteins are encoded in a genomic region of Apteryx mantelli isolate bAptMan1 chromosome 37, bAptMan1.hap1, whole genome shotgun sequence:
- the ZNRD2 gene encoding protein ZNRD2 isoform X2 produces MALNAGASEPVWEPPPEAERKTILLQDKQRQLYCVACQELDSDADKDDPALNAQAALSQAREHQRAGASGGPRPAARRPEHCEGAAPPEPAAAAAPPAEPGPPEEAAEVLAAARAAVLRKLAWAARELPRSASAEAGVQLCALVRACAEALRGLQGLAPP; encoded by the exons ATGGCGTTGAACGcgg GGGCTTCGGAGCCGGTCTGGGAGCCGCCGCCGGAGGCGGAGCGGAAG ACCATCCTGCTGCAGGACAAGCAGCGGCAGCTCTACTGCGTGGCCTGCCAGGAGCTGGACTCCGACGCGGACAAGGACGATCCCG CGCTCAACGCCCAGGCCGCCCTCTCGCAGGCCCGCGAGCACCAGCGGGCCGGGGCgtccggggggccgcggccggcggcgcggcggcccgagCACTGCGAGGGGGCGGCGCCCCCcgagccggcggccgcggcggccccccccgccgaGCCGGGGCCCCCGGAGGAGGCGGCCGAGGTGctggcggccgcccgcgccgccgtgcTGCGCAAGCTGGCCTGGGCCGCCCGCGAGCTGCCACGCAGCGCCTCCGCCGAGGCCGGCGTGCAGCTCTGCGCCCTGGTGCGCGCCTGCGCCGAGGCGCTGCGGGGGCTGCAGGGGCTCGCGCCGCCCTGA
- the ZNRD2 gene encoding protein ZNRD2 isoform X1, with translation MALNAGASEPVWEPPPEAERKVLAARRERQERISHAMGEYLLRGYRMLGECCPDCGTILLQDKQRQLYCVACQELDSDADKDDPALNAQAALSQAREHQRAGASGGPRPAARRPEHCEGAAPPEPAAAAAPPAEPGPPEEAAEVLAAARAAVLRKLAWAARELPRSASAEAGVQLCALVRACAEALRGLQGLAPP, from the exons ATGGCGTTGAACGcgg GGGCTTCGGAGCCGGTCTGGGAGCCGCCGCCGGAGGCGGAGCGGAAGGtgctggcggcgcggcgggagcggcaGGAGCGAATCAGCCACGCCATGGGGGAATATCTGCTGCGGGGGTACCGCATGCTGGGGGAGTGCTGCCCGGACTGCGGG ACCATCCTGCTGCAGGACAAGCAGCGGCAGCTCTACTGCGTGGCCTGCCAGGAGCTGGACTCCGACGCGGACAAGGACGATCCCG CGCTCAACGCCCAGGCCGCCCTCTCGCAGGCCCGCGAGCACCAGCGGGCCGGGGCgtccggggggccgcggccggcggcgcggcggcccgagCACTGCGAGGGGGCGGCGCCCCCcgagccggcggccgcggcggccccccccgccgaGCCGGGGCCCCCGGAGGAGGCGGCCGAGGTGctggcggccgcccgcgccgccgtgcTGCGCAAGCTGGCCTGGGCCGCCCGCGAGCTGCCACGCAGCGCCTCCGCCGAGGCCGGCGTGCAGCTCTGCGCCCTGGTGCGCGCCTGCGCCGAGGCGCTGCGGGGGCTGCAGGGGCTCGCGCCGCCCTGA